A region from the Panicum hallii strain FIL2 chromosome 1, PHallii_v3.1, whole genome shotgun sequence genome encodes:
- the LOC112899223 gene encoding pentatricopeptide repeat-containing protein At3g62890-like — MAATAALQLLCRPSLSAAQLRQVHAQLLTSSSLLLADRFLPNQLLRSLHPLGTLRLFPRLRRILPAFRPNNYAFSFLLKASADSTGSDARLVSSLHALAVVLAWDAHAYVANGLIHAYASHGLLPSARRLFDGALSSRAADVCSWTSLLTAYARAGRVDEARALFDEMPRRNDVSWSAMLSAYVAAGSFADAVRLFEDMLRSGARPNRAAVVGVLTACGALGALEQGRWVHALVAARPSQVGMDGVVATALVDMYAKCGSLDAARQVFAAATTEQRDVFAYTAMISGLSDHGRCQEAMELFGKMQAEGVRPNEVTFICVLTACGRAGLVGRAKEIFRSMAAEHGVQPGVEHYGCLVDVLGRAGRLREALAVVRSMPMRPDSYVLGALLSACAAQGDVDVGKQVVEWLAEQGLDHSGVHVQLSNMYAAWSEWEEVARVRRAMDQRNVAKVPGCSMLEVDGVACEFVAGDRSHPRMREIMAAVTDLHEHLRLLGTTALEDAWAFLL, encoded by the coding sequence ATGGCCGCCACGGCGGCGCTGCAGCTGCTGTGCCGGCCGTCGCTGAGCGCCGCGCAGCTCCGGCAGGTGCACGCGCAGCTGCTCACCTCGTCCTCGCTCCTTCTCGCCGACCGCTTCCTCCCCAACCAGCTCCTCCGCTCGCTGCACCCGCTCGGCACCCTCCGCCTCTTCCCGCGCCTCCGCCGCATCCTCCCGGCCTTCCGACCAAACAACTacgccttctccttcctcctcaaAGCTTCCGCCGACTCCACAGGCTCCGACGCGCGCCTCGTCTCCTCGCTccacgccctcgccgtcgtcctcgcCTGGGACGCCCACGCCTACGTCGCCAACGGCCTCATCCACGCCTACGCCTCCCACGGCCTCctgccctccgcccgccgcctctTCGACGGCGCCCTCTCCTCCCGCGCTGCCGACGTCTGCTCCTGGACGTCGCTCCTCACGGCCTACGCCAGGGCCGGCCGGGTGGACGAAGCGCGCGCcctgttcgacgaaatgccccGCAGGAACGACGTCTCCTGGAGCGCCATGCTCAGCGCCTACGTCGCCGCGGGCAGCTTCGCCGACGCCGTGCGGCTGTTCGAGGACATGCTCAGGTCCGGCGCCCGCCCCAACAGGGCGGCGGTGGTCGGCGTGCTGACCGCCTGCGGGGCGCTGGGGGCGCTGGAGCAGGGAAGGTGGGTGCACGCCTTGGTCGCCGCCCGTCCTTCACAAGTCGGGATGGACGGCGTGGTGGCGACGGCGCTGGTTGACATGTACGCCAAGTGCGGGAGCCTGGACGCGGCGAGGCAGGTGTTCGCCGCCGCCACGACGGAGCAGCGCGACGTGTTCGCCTACACGGCCATGATCTCGGGGCTGTCGGACCACGGCCGCTGCCAGGAGGCCATGGAGCTGTTCGGGAAGATGCAGGCGGAAGGGGTGCGCCCCAACGAGGTGACCTTCATCTGCGTGCTCACCGCCTGCGGCCGCGCCGGCCTCGTCGGCCGCGCCAAGGAGATATTCCGGAGCATGGCCGCGGAGCACGGCGTGCAGCCGGGCGTGGAGCACTACGGGTGCCTGGTGGACGTGCTCGGCCGCGCCGGGCGGCTGAGGGAGGCCCTGGCCGTGGTGCGCTCCATGCCGATGAGGCCCGACTCGTACGTGCTGGGCGCGCTGctgagcgcgtgcgcggcgcagGGCGACGTCGACGTCGGCAAGCAGGTGGTGGAGTGGCTGGCGGAGCAGGGGCTCGACCACAGCGGGGTGCACGTCCAGCTCTCCAACATGTACGCCGCCTGGAGCGAGTGGGAGGAGGTGGCCAGGGTCCGCCGGGCCATGGACCAGAGGAACGTGGCAAAGGTGCCCGGCTGCAGCATGCTGGAGGTGGACGGCGTCGCCTGCGAGTTCGTCGCCGGCGAccgctcgcatccgcggatgCGGGAGATCATGGCTGCCGTCACAGACCTGCATGAGCACCTCCGGCTCTTGGGAACAACTGCCCTCGAGGATGCATGGGCTTTTTTGCTTTGA
- the LOC112884712 gene encoding protein BRICK1, whose translation MGRGGGMGNPVNVGIAVQADWENREFISNISLNVRRLFDFLLRFEATTKSKLASLNEKLDILERKLEVLEVQVSSATTNPSVFN comes from the exons atgggtCGCGGCGGCGGGATGGGGAACCCCGTCAACGTGGGCATCGCCGTGCAGGCGGACTGGGAGAACCGCGAGTTCATCTCCAACATCTCCCTCAACGTCCGCCGACTCTTCGACTTCCTCCTCAGATTCG AAGCTACGACGAAGAGCAAGCTGGCATCTTTGAACGAGAAGTTGGACATCCTAGAGCGGAAGCTGGAGGTGCTTGAAGTCCAAGTGAGCAGCGCGACGACCAATCCTTCGGTCTTCAACTAG